A section of the Marinimicrobium koreense genome encodes:
- a CDS encoding sulfurtransferase TusA family protein, with the protein MTDREGSAPVVLEVDAQGLRCPLPLLKAKQALRDLAPGEAVRILATDSGSVRDFQTFATLAGHGLEREDSPDGLYIYILVKS; encoded by the coding sequence ATGACCGATCGGGAAGGATCTGCACCGGTCGTGCTGGAGGTGGATGCCCAGGGGCTGCGCTGCCCCCTGCCGCTGCTCAAGGCAAAGCAGGCGCTGCGCGATCTTGCGCCGGGTGAGGCCGTACGGATTCTGGCCACGGACAGCGGTTCGGTTCGGGACTTTCAGACGTTCGCCACCCTCGCGGGTCATGGGCTCGAGCGGGAAGACTCCCCCGACGGCCTCTATATCTACATTCTGGTAAAATCCTGA
- a CDS encoding alpha/beta hydrolase — MKQLALLFVPLFFFGCARSVITEPPVPFENTYTAENTYQKEVKHFPHIEIASLDTPDGVRVERDVTYVQYGRRALQLDLHRPEAGSFRPAVVLVHGGGWRSGYRKNLTPLANALAERGFVVANISYRLAPEARFPAAIHDVKAAIRWLREHAEAYDVNPDQIAVGGTSAGGQIASLTGITAGDPYFDPQQKHSSISSDVQAILNIDGLSDFTSEEARYYEDDPSKTPSSAGSWFGGRYAEQTELWHKGSPTYYVHAEMPPILYLNSAQERFGVGRDEMIAKMKPLGIEYHVRRFDNTPHTFWLFDPWLQPTADEIAAFLQRLWSGSGSAVE, encoded by the coding sequence ATGAAACAACTCGCTTTATTATTCGTCCCCCTGTTTTTTTTTGGCTGCGCTCGTTCCGTCATCACCGAACCTCCTGTGCCATTTGAAAACACCTATACGGCGGAAAATACTTATCAAAAAGAAGTTAAGCACTTCCCGCATATTGAAATCGCCAGTCTCGACACGCCCGACGGAGTACGCGTCGAACGGGATGTGACCTATGTGCAATACGGTCGGCGAGCACTGCAACTGGATCTGCATCGGCCGGAGGCGGGGAGCTTTCGTCCGGCGGTGGTTCTGGTGCACGGGGGCGGTTGGCGCTCGGGTTACCGGAAAAACCTGACACCCCTGGCCAACGCGCTGGCAGAGCGAGGGTTTGTGGTGGCCAATATCAGTTATCGTCTGGCGCCCGAGGCGCGCTTTCCCGCCGCCATTCACGATGTCAAAGCGGCGATTCGGTGGCTGCGCGAGCATGCCGAGGCCTACGACGTTAACCCGGACCAGATTGCCGTGGGTGGTACTTCGGCGGGTGGGCAAATTGCCAGCCTGACCGGTATTACGGCCGGCGATCCGTATTTTGATCCGCAGCAAAAGCACAGCTCGATATCGAGCGACGTGCAAGCGATACTGAATATTGACGGTCTGTCCGATTTTACCTCGGAAGAGGCTCGCTACTATGAGGATGATCCGAGCAAGACCCCGTCGTCGGCCGGCTCCTGGTTCGGTGGACGCTATGCCGAGCAAACCGAGCTCTGGCATAAAGGCTCGCCGACGTACTACGTCCATGCCGAGATGCCGCCCATCCTGTATTTGAACAGTGCCCAGGAGCGTTTTGGTGTCGGCCGTGATGAAATGATAGCGAAAATGAAGCCCCTGGGAATCGAGTATCACGTTCGGCGCTTTGATAATACGCCGCACACGTTCTGGCTGTTTGATCCGTGGCTGCAACCCACCGCTGACGAGATCGCGGCTTTTCTTCAGCGCTTATGGAGCGGCTCTGGCAGCGCCGTAGAGTGA
- the aceF gene encoding dihydrolipoyllysine-residue acetyltransferase, translating to MATETIKVPDIGGSEDVEVIEISVSVGDTVAAEDTLVVLETDKASMDIPCPKAGKVTAISVKEGDKVSEGSAILELELEGEGAGDDSQAESAESSSSDNAAESKASQEAPKASGGSEMDIPVPDIGGSEGVEVIEVCVKAGDEVSEGDSLIVLETDKASMEIPAPASGTISSIALKEGDKVSEGDVIGKMKTAGGEAPAQSEPASQSESESAAPAAPQGGGEQDMPVPDIGGAEGVEVIEVSVKAGDEVSEGDTLIVLETDKASMEIPAPASGKIKSIALKEGDKVSQGDLIGVIEAEGSAAPAPSAPAKSEAPAKSEPAPKAESSSPATATGASAEVINSGDVYAGPAVRRLGRQLGVDLAKVKGSGPRGRITKDDVRSYVKNIVTASQSGAAPAAGGGAIPRIPPIDFSKFGEVEEVKMSKIKKLTADNMTRNWLNIPHVTQWDDADITDMEDFRKGLKAEAEKRGTKLTPLPFLLKACAAALEAEPSFNVSLHHDGEHIVQKKYVHIGIAVDTPNGLVVPVIRDVNKKGLWQLTEEVNAMAKKARDGKLTAAEMQGGCFTISSLGAMGGSGFTPIVNAPEVGILGVSRAQIKPVWNGTEFVPRNMLPICLSYDHRAINGADAGRFFTFLAGALADVRRLLL from the coding sequence GTGGCCACAGAAACCATCAAAGTCCCCGATATCGGCGGCTCCGAAGATGTAGAAGTGATTGAGATCAGCGTCTCGGTGGGGGATACCGTCGCCGCTGAAGACACGCTGGTTGTGCTGGAAACAGACAAAGCGTCCATGGACATCCCTTGCCCCAAGGCGGGTAAGGTCACCGCCATTTCCGTCAAAGAGGGCGACAAGGTCTCGGAAGGTTCCGCCATTCTCGAGCTGGAACTGGAAGGCGAGGGCGCCGGTGACGATAGTCAGGCCGAGAGCGCTGAATCGTCCTCTTCGGACAACGCCGCAGAGTCCAAGGCATCGCAAGAGGCCCCCAAGGCCTCCGGCGGCAGTGAAATGGATATCCCGGTACCGGATATTGGCGGCTCCGAGGGTGTTGAAGTTATTGAGGTGTGCGTCAAAGCCGGTGATGAGGTCTCCGAAGGGGATTCATTGATCGTGTTGGAAACCGACAAAGCCTCCATGGAAATCCCGGCTCCGGCCAGCGGCACCATCAGCAGCATCGCGTTGAAAGAAGGCGATAAAGTGTCTGAAGGCGATGTCATCGGTAAGATGAAAACCGCCGGTGGCGAAGCCCCCGCGCAGAGCGAGCCGGCGAGCCAGTCCGAATCGGAAAGTGCCGCTCCAGCCGCGCCTCAGGGCGGTGGTGAGCAGGACATGCCGGTGCCGGATATCGGCGGTGCGGAAGGCGTGGAAGTGATCGAAGTCAGCGTCAAGGCCGGCGATGAGGTGTCCGAAGGCGACACCCTCATCGTGCTGGAAACCGACAAGGCCTCGATGGAAATTCCCGCTCCCGCCTCCGGCAAGATCAAGAGCATTGCCTTGAAAGAGGGCGACAAGGTATCCCAGGGCGATCTGATCGGTGTTATTGAAGCCGAAGGCAGTGCCGCGCCGGCACCGTCTGCTCCGGCCAAAAGCGAAGCGCCCGCCAAGAGCGAGCCGGCGCCCAAAGCCGAGTCGTCTTCTCCGGCCACCGCCACCGGTGCCAGTGCCGAAGTCATCAACAGTGGTGATGTCTACGCGGGTCCCGCCGTGCGTCGACTGGGTCGCCAGTTGGGTGTGGATCTGGCCAAGGTGAAAGGGTCCGGTCCTCGCGGTCGTATCACCAAAGACGATGTGCGCAGCTATGTGAAAAACATTGTCACGGCGTCTCAGTCCGGTGCTGCACCGGCCGCCGGCGGCGGTGCCATTCCGCGTATTCCGCCGATCGACTTCAGCAAGTTCGGTGAAGTCGAAGAAGTGAAGATGAGCAAGATCAAAAAGCTCACCGCGGACAACATGACCCGCAACTGGCTGAACATCCCCCACGTTACCCAGTGGGACGATGCCGATATCACCGATATGGAAGACTTCCGCAAAGGCCTGAAAGCCGAGGCGGAAAAGCGTGGCACCAAGCTCACGCCGTTGCCGTTCCTGCTCAAAGCCTGCGCGGCGGCGCTTGAAGCCGAACCGAGCTTCAACGTGTCTTTGCACCACGACGGTGAGCATATTGTCCAGAAAAAATATGTGCACATCGGTATCGCGGTGGACACTCCCAATGGTCTGGTCGTACCGGTCATTCGTGACGTCAACAAGAAAGGCTTGTGGCAGTTGACCGAAGAGGTCAATGCCATGGCGAAGAAAGCGCGTGACGGTAAGCTGACGGCGGCAGAAATGCAGGGCGGTTGCTTTACCATCTCCAGCTTGGGCGCCATGGGTGGCAGCGGCTTTACGCCGATTGTGAATGCCCCGGAAGTCGGCATCCTGGGTGTGTCTCGCGCCCAGATCAAGCCGGTGTGGAATGGCACGGAGTTTGTGCCGCGCAATATGCTGCCAATCTGTCTGTCCTACGATCATCGCGCCATCAACGGTGCCGATGCCGGACGCTTCTTCACTTTCCTGGCTGGAGCGCTGGCGGACGTGCGTCGCCTGCTGCTCTGA
- a CDS encoding insulinase family protein → MASLLVTTVMLATSAHAVTPVKGDIDHRDYRYLTLENGLKVLLISDPQAEKAAASLDVHVGHHQNPLGREGLAHFLEHMLFLGTEKYPEPDAYPAFISRHGGSHNAYTASEHTNYYFDIDPEYLEPALDRFAQFFIAPLFNPEYVDRERFAVESEYKARLNDDARRIQDVYQALMNPAHPASRFGVGNLTTLADTEERPLRKDLIDFYQRYYSADLMSLVVLGRGSLDELQKQVTERFKAIPAREVSLPEAYPPLFGKDQLPVRVSIQPEKDIRRLSLLFPLPVNAESEAHKPLQYIGHLLGHEGEGSLLSLLKELGWAEGLSAGTRHRDRYDAMFQVSIQLTELGVRAADQIVALVFHSIEQIEARGLDAWRYEELQQMAKIDFRFREVSAPMDTVRGLAYRLHLYEPENVLWGDYRYAGYDAKLIKKYLGYLDSGNVLVSLVAPKVEGDSRSPYYQTPYRVEEQAAEQPEIKARIQKQLVLPKPNDFIPSRLAVKEAPLLPGPGASEKAKSRLPEAVVDKSRIKVWYQWDQTFEVPKTSMRLRLKLPQVAAGVEGAAKAELLSELVRDQLNEFAYPAQLAGLDFSLHPNTRGLDIEIFGYSSRQNLLLTRIVEALRQGRFAQDRFDDLKRKVERRWRNEALDTPYGVIARQVPRLHFEPYSLGRDKLQVLEGIDLKAIHQFADSVLKDAELEVLLYGNLYRQEAVRLAAYLEHQLLGDLTRLDLAPARVFRLKSQGPWVYERPLEHNDSVTMLYVQGLSTKLNDVAHMQLARRLLQPAFFHELRTEKQLGYVATVFALPLKDQEGTVLVVQSPSVDSDRLWREMDGFLDGAESHLKEGLAEQKAALVRELREPAKTLYQQSSRYWEDLMMGDTRFDRRERLAQAVEAVTAESLQSYYRQVFADPARRLWLVTDRSEEAPEATPIDAIPDYQKALEALSYP, encoded by the coding sequence ATGGCTTCCCTGTTGGTAACCACCGTGATGCTGGCAACCTCAGCTCACGCCGTGACGCCCGTAAAAGGGGATATCGATCACCGGGATTACCGCTACCTGACGCTGGAAAACGGGCTGAAAGTCCTCCTGATTTCGGACCCGCAGGCGGAAAAAGCCGCGGCTTCCCTGGATGTTCATGTGGGCCATCATCAGAATCCTCTGGGGCGCGAGGGCCTGGCGCACTTTCTCGAGCATATGCTGTTTCTCGGCACCGAGAAATATCCGGAACCGGATGCCTATCCGGCGTTTATCAGTCGTCACGGTGGCAGCCACAATGCCTACACCGCGAGCGAGCATACCAATTATTATTTTGATATCGACCCCGAATATCTGGAGCCGGCGCTGGATCGATTTGCGCAGTTTTTTATCGCGCCGCTGTTCAATCCGGAGTACGTCGATCGTGAGCGGTTTGCGGTGGAGTCGGAGTACAAGGCCCGTCTGAACGACGATGCCCGTCGCATACAGGATGTCTATCAGGCACTGATGAATCCTGCGCACCCGGCATCCCGTTTTGGGGTCGGGAATCTCACTACCCTGGCAGATACCGAAGAGCGCCCGCTGCGCAAAGATCTGATCGACTTTTACCAGCGCTATTATTCGGCGGACCTGATGTCGCTGGTGGTTCTGGGGCGGGGCAGTCTCGATGAACTGCAGAAACAGGTGACGGAACGGTTCAAAGCGATTCCGGCCAGGGAGGTCTCCCTGCCCGAGGCTTACCCACCGCTGTTTGGAAAAGATCAACTGCCTGTGCGGGTGTCCATTCAGCCTGAAAAGGACATTCGTCGCCTCTCCCTTCTGTTCCCTCTTCCGGTCAACGCCGAGAGCGAGGCCCATAAACCGCTGCAGTATATCGGCCACCTGTTGGGGCACGAAGGGGAGGGCAGCCTGCTGTCGCTGCTCAAGGAGCTGGGTTGGGCGGAAGGCCTGAGTGCCGGCACCCGACACCGGGACCGGTACGACGCCATGTTTCAGGTGTCCATCCAGTTGACCGAACTCGGCGTTCGGGCCGCCGATCAGATTGTGGCCCTGGTGTTTCACTCCATTGAGCAGATTGAGGCCCGGGGGCTGGACGCCTGGCGTTATGAAGAACTTCAGCAAATGGCGAAGATCGACTTCCGTTTTCGGGAGGTCAGCGCTCCGATGGACACGGTCCGTGGGCTTGCCTACCGACTGCATCTCTACGAACCGGAAAACGTGCTCTGGGGTGATTACCGGTATGCGGGGTATGACGCCAAGCTGATCAAGAAGTACCTTGGATACCTGGATAGCGGGAATGTGCTGGTGTCCCTGGTTGCTCCCAAGGTAGAGGGGGATAGCCGCTCTCCGTATTATCAGACGCCTTATCGGGTCGAAGAGCAGGCGGCGGAACAGCCCGAAATCAAGGCCCGAATCCAGAAACAGCTGGTTTTGCCCAAACCCAATGACTTTATCCCCAGTCGACTGGCCGTCAAGGAGGCACCACTGCTGCCCGGACCGGGAGCCTCGGAAAAGGCTAAGTCCCGTCTCCCTGAGGCGGTGGTCGATAAGTCGAGAATCAAGGTCTGGTATCAATGGGATCAGACGTTTGAGGTGCCCAAAACCAGCATGCGTCTGCGACTCAAGCTACCTCAGGTGGCGGCCGGGGTCGAAGGCGCGGCCAAAGCCGAGCTGTTATCCGAGCTGGTGCGGGACCAGCTCAATGAATTTGCCTATCCGGCCCAACTGGCCGGACTGGACTTCTCCCTGCACCCGAACACCCGGGGCCTGGATATCGAAATCTTCGGTTACAGCAGTCGCCAGAACCTTCTCTTGACCCGTATTGTTGAGGCGTTGCGCCAGGGGCGGTTTGCACAGGACCGCTTTGATGACCTCAAGCGCAAAGTGGAGCGGCGTTGGCGCAACGAAGCGCTCGATACTCCCTACGGCGTGATCGCCAGGCAGGTGCCGCGCCTGCATTTTGAGCCCTATTCGCTGGGACGGGACAAGCTCCAGGTGCTTGAGGGGATTGACCTCAAGGCCATCCACCAGTTTGCCGATTCAGTGCTGAAAGACGCTGAACTGGAAGTGTTGCTGTACGGCAACCTGTATCGTCAGGAGGCGGTGCGTCTGGCGGCGTACCTTGAGCATCAACTGCTCGGCGATCTGACGCGCCTGGATCTGGCACCGGCCCGGGTGTTCCGCCTGAAATCCCAGGGCCCATGGGTGTATGAGCGGCCTCTTGAGCACAACGACAGTGTCACCATGCTGTACGTTCAGGGGCTCTCCACTAAGCTGAATGATGTGGCTCATATGCAACTGGCCCGACGGTTGCTGCAACCGGCATTTTTCCATGAGCTGCGCACCGAGAAGCAGTTGGGCTATGTGGCGACGGTGTTTGCCTTACCGCTTAAAGATCAGGAGGGCACCGTGCTGGTGGTCCAGTCGCCATCGGTTGACAGTGACCGCCTTTGGCGGGAAATGGATGGCTTCCTGGATGGCGCGGAAAGCCACTTAAAAGAGGGGTTGGCGGAACAGAAGGCGGCGCTGGTCCGCGAGTTGCGCGAACCGGCCAAGACCCTGTACCAGCAGTCCAGCCGATACTGGGAGGACCTGATGATGGGGGATACCCGCTTTGATCGGCGCGAACGCCTGGCCCAGGCGGTGGAGGCTGTCACGGCGGAATCCCTGCAGTCTTATTACCGCCAGGTGTTTGCCGACCCCGCCCGGCGCCTGTGGCTGGTGACGGATCGATCGGAAGAGGCTCCGGAGGCCACCCCAATCGACGCCATACCCGATTACCAGAAGGCCCTTGAGGCCCTGAGTTACCCCTGA
- a CDS encoding AI-2E family transporter, whose translation MLKIIRRWIDRYFSDEEAVLLLVLLAVGLVVILTLGAVLAPMIASLIIAFLMQGMVVRLKSLRVPHWLAVLITFMVLMASVAAIMLGLLPVIWQQSTRFFAELPRMLREWQELMLLLPERYPSLISEAQVEQMMSITSSELGYVGQYIVSFSVSNLPVLATVLVYFVLVPILVYFFLKDSQSIMRWFAGFLPEKRPLMSKIWQEMNQQIANYVRGKAIEIVIVGATAYVVFVLFGLNYSALLAIAVGLSVLVPYIGAAVATIPVALVGFFQWGWGPEFVYLLVAYGILQALDGNVLVPLLFSEAVNLHPVAIILAVLVFGGLWGFWGVFFAIPLATLVKAILYAWPIGVKEAHNQELQGQASHDTEQSEA comes from the coding sequence ATGCTGAAGATTATTCGCCGCTGGATCGATCGCTACTTCTCCGATGAGGAGGCAGTACTGCTGCTGGTGTTGCTGGCGGTGGGCCTGGTGGTCATTCTGACCCTTGGGGCCGTGCTGGCGCCCATGATTGCGAGCCTGATCATCGCGTTTTTGATGCAGGGCATGGTGGTCCGGCTGAAATCCTTGAGGGTCCCACACTGGCTGGCGGTGCTGATCACGTTCATGGTGCTGATGGCCAGTGTGGCGGCCATCATGCTGGGGCTCTTGCCAGTCATCTGGCAGCAGTCCACCCGCTTTTTTGCCGAATTGCCGAGGATGCTCCGGGAGTGGCAGGAGCTGATGCTGCTCTTGCCCGAGCGCTACCCGAGCCTGATCAGTGAGGCGCAGGTGGAGCAGATGATGTCCATCACCAGTTCTGAACTGGGGTATGTGGGGCAGTACATCGTGAGCTTTTCCGTATCCAACCTGCCGGTGCTGGCCACAGTACTCGTCTACTTCGTTCTGGTACCCATTCTGGTGTATTTCTTCCTCAAGGACAGTCAGTCCATCATGCGTTGGTTTGCGGGTTTTCTGCCGGAGAAACGACCGCTGATGAGCAAAATCTGGCAGGAGATGAATCAGCAGATTGCCAACTACGTGAGGGGTAAAGCCATCGAGATTGTCATCGTCGGCGCGACCGCCTACGTAGTCTTTGTCCTGTTTGGCCTGAACTACAGCGCGTTGCTCGCGATTGCGGTCGGCTTGTCGGTGCTGGTGCCTTATATCGGGGCGGCGGTCGCTACCATACCGGTGGCCCTGGTCGGGTTCTTCCAGTGGGGTTGGGGCCCGGAGTTCGTGTACCTGTTGGTCGCCTACGGCATTCTGCAGGCTCTGGATGGTAATGTGCTGGTGCCACTGCTGTTTTCCGAAGCGGTCAATTTGCATCCAGTGGCCATCATTCTGGCCGTACTGGTTTTCGGCGGCCTGTGGGGATTCTGGGGCGTGTTTTTTGCGATCCCCCTGGCTACGCTGGTCAAGGCAATCCTTTATGCTTGGCCAATCGGCGTCAAGGAGGCGCACAATCAGGAGTTGCAGGGACAGGCTTCACATGACACCGAACAAAGCGAGGCATAA
- the aceE gene encoding pyruvate dehydrogenase (acetyl-transferring), homodimeric type: MQEDIDALETREWLDALESVVRHAGKERATFLLKQLSENAVDHGIDQPSAITTPYRNTIPVSKEVQSPGDAYIERKIRSIVRWNAIAMVVRANKSADELGGHIASFSSAATLYEVGFNHFWRGSEDGKPGDLVYFQGHSSPGMYARSFLEGRLTEEQLDNFRREVDGKGLSSYPHPWLMPDYWQFPTVSMGLGPINSIYQAHVMRYLDQRGLIEKGDRKIWAFLGDGECDEPESLGAISLAGREKLDNLIFVINCNLQRLDGPVRGNGKVVQELEGVFRGAGWNVVKVLWGGAWDKLLEKDKTGLLQKRMDEVLDGEMQNYKANGGAYTREHFFGKYPELLELVKDMTDDEILHLARGGHDAHKVYNAYHNAVNTKGQPTVILAQTVKGYGMGPTGEAVNNAHQVKKLDIDALKTFRDRFNIPIEDKDLEKIPYYRPPEDSAEMQYLHERRKQLNGYLPARKADFEALEIPGLDAFSKQLEGTGDRTISTTMAFVRVLNTLIKDKKVGDKVVPIVPDEARTFGMEGMFRQIGIYSAEGQKYTPQDAGQIMYYKEDQKGQILEEGINEAGSMSAWIAAATSYSNNHQPLLPFYIYYSMFGFQRIGDLAWLAGDAQARGFLLGGTAGRTTLNGEGLQHQDGHSHILANTIPNCRSYDPTYSYEVAVIVQDGLKRMYQEKENCYYYITLMNENYVHPDMPKGAEEGIIKGIYQLEKGTSKKKNRVQLMGSGTILNEVREAAEILRKDFSVEADVWSVTSVNELTRDGQRAARWNLLHPGEKPRKAYLTEQLEGQDGPFIIATDYMKNYSEQLRPYVPGDYYVLGTDGFGRSDSREKLRHFFEVDRHFVVIAALKSLADQGKVKPEVVSKAIKQFGIDPDKADPLTV; this comes from the coding sequence ATGCAAGAAGATATCGATGCCCTCGAAACGAGAGAATGGCTGGATGCCCTTGAGTCAGTTGTTCGCCACGCAGGCAAAGAACGGGCCACCTTCCTTCTGAAGCAACTGTCAGAAAATGCGGTAGATCACGGTATTGATCAGCCTTCGGCGATCACCACCCCTTATCGCAATACCATTCCGGTTTCGAAAGAAGTGCAGAGCCCCGGCGATGCCTACATCGAGCGCAAGATTCGCTCCATCGTTCGCTGGAACGCCATTGCCATGGTGGTTCGGGCGAACAAGAGTGCCGACGAGTTGGGTGGCCACATTGCCTCCTTCTCCTCAGCTGCAACCCTGTATGAAGTCGGATTCAACCATTTTTGGCGCGGCAGCGAAGACGGTAAGCCGGGCGACCTGGTGTACTTCCAGGGCCACAGCTCTCCGGGTATGTACGCCCGCTCTTTCCTCGAAGGTCGCCTGACCGAAGAGCAACTGGACAATTTCCGTCGCGAAGTCGATGGCAAGGGCCTCTCTTCTTACCCTCACCCCTGGTTGATGCCGGATTACTGGCAGTTCCCGACCGTTTCCATGGGGCTCGGTCCGATCAACTCGATTTACCAGGCGCACGTGATGCGCTATCTGGATCAGCGTGGCCTGATTGAAAAGGGCGACCGCAAAATCTGGGCCTTCCTCGGTGACGGTGAGTGTGATGAGCCGGAATCTCTGGGTGCCATTTCGCTGGCGGGCCGCGAGAAGCTCGACAACCTGATCTTTGTCATCAACTGTAACCTGCAGCGCCTGGACGGCCCGGTTCGCGGTAACGGCAAGGTGGTTCAGGAACTTGAAGGTGTATTCCGCGGCGCCGGCTGGAACGTGGTTAAAGTGCTTTGGGGCGGTGCCTGGGACAAACTGCTGGAAAAAGACAAAACCGGTCTGCTGCAGAAGCGTATGGACGAAGTCCTCGACGGCGAAATGCAGAACTACAAGGCCAACGGTGGCGCCTACACCCGCGAGCATTTCTTCGGTAAATACCCCGAGCTGCTGGAGTTGGTCAAAGACATGACCGACGACGAAATCCTGCATCTGGCTCGTGGTGGTCACGACGCACACAAGGTGTACAACGCGTATCACAACGCAGTGAATACCAAAGGTCAGCCCACCGTGATTCTGGCTCAGACCGTAAAAGGTTATGGCATGGGCCCGACCGGTGAAGCGGTCAACAACGCGCACCAGGTCAAGAAGCTCGACATCGATGCGCTCAAGACCTTCCGGGACCGTTTCAACATCCCGATCGAAGACAAGGATCTGGAAAAAATCCCGTACTACCGTCCGCCGGAAGACAGCGCGGAAATGCAGTACCTGCACGAGCGCCGCAAGCAGCTCAACGGCTATCTGCCCGCTCGTAAAGCGGACTTCGAAGCGCTGGAAATCCCGGGCCTGGACGCCTTCAGCAAGCAGCTCGAAGGTACTGGCGACCGCACCATTTCCACCACCATGGCTTTTGTCCGTGTGCTCAACACGCTGATCAAAGACAAGAAGGTGGGCGACAAGGTGGTACCGATCGTGCCGGACGAAGCCCGCACCTTCGGTATGGAAGGCATGTTCCGCCAGATCGGTATTTACTCGGCCGAAGGCCAGAAGTACACGCCGCAGGATGCCGGTCAGATCATGTACTACAAAGAGGATCAGAAAGGCCAGATCCTCGAGGAAGGTATCAACGAAGCCGGTTCCATGTCCGCGTGGATTGCGGCCGCAACCTCCTACAGCAACAACCACCAGCCGCTGCTGCCGTTCTACATCTACTACTCGATGTTCGGTTTCCAGCGCATCGGCGATCTGGCCTGGTTGGCCGGTGACGCCCAGGCGCGTGGTTTCCTGCTCGGCGGTACCGCCGGTCGCACGACTCTGAACGGCGAAGGCCTGCAGCACCAGGATGGCCACAGCCACATTCTGGCCAACACCATCCCGAACTGCCGGTCCTACGATCCGACTTATTCTTACGAAGTGGCGGTGATCGTGCAGGATGGCCTGAAGCGTATGTATCAGGAGAAGGAAAACTGCTACTACTACATCACCCTGATGAACGAAAACTACGTTCATCCGGATATGCCCAAGGGCGCTGAAGAAGGCATCATCAAGGGTATCTATCAGCTTGAAAAAGGCACCAGCAAGAAGAAAAACCGCGTCCAGCTCATGGGCTCCGGTACCATTCTGAATGAAGTGCGTGAAGCCGCCGAGATTCTGCGCAAAGACTTCAGTGTGGAAGCCGACGTGTGGAGTGTCACCAGTGTGAACGAACTGACCCGCGACGGTCAGCGCGCCGCTCGCTGGAACCTGCTGCACCCCGGTGAGAAGCCCCGTAAGGCGTACCTGACCGAGCAACTGGAAGGTCAGGACGGTCCGTTCATCATCGCGACCGACTACATGAAGAACTACTCGGAACAACTGCGTCCCTACGTGCCGGGCGACTACTATGTACTGGGTACCGACGGCTTCGGTCGCAGTGACAGCCGTGAGAAACTGCGTCACTTCTTTGAAGTGGATCGCCACTTCGTTGTGATTGCCGCGCTCAAGTCCCTGGCGGATCAGGGCAAAGTGAAGCCCGAGGTGGTCAGCAAGGCCATCAAGCAGTTTGGTATTGATCCGGACAAGGCCGACCCTCTGACCGTTTAA